A window of the Helianthus annuus cultivar XRQ/B chromosome 4, HanXRQr2.0-SUNRISE, whole genome shotgun sequence genome harbors these coding sequences:
- the LOC110866887 gene encoding uncharacterized protein LOC110866887, with the protein MPLLPVVNSGVFKGQYKDKHFNAGSILLAFGVFESIGGGVNTYLRSGKLFPGPHLFAGAGITVLWAAAAALVPPMQKGNETDRSLHIALNAINVLLFIWQIPTGWDIVLKVFKFTKWP; encoded by the exons ATGCCCTTGCTGCCGGTGGTGAATTCGGGTGTCTTCAAGGGGCAATACAAGGACAAACACTTCAATGCAGGTTCAATTTTGCTCGCCTTTGGTGTCTTCGAGTCCATTGGTGGTGGAGTCAACACTTATCTCAGGTCAGGAAAACTATTTCCGGGGCCCCATCTATTTGCTGGCGCAGG AATTACAGTGCTATGGGCCGCAGCTGCTGCACTAGTACCCCCTATGCAGAAAGGAAATGAAACTGATAGGAGCCTTCATATTGCCTTGAACGCCATAAATGTTCTCCTTTTTATATGGCAGATCCCAACCGGTTGGGATATCGTTCTTAAGGTCTTTAAGTTCACCAAATGGCCCTAG